The sequence below is a genomic window from Kitasatospora kifunensis.
CCGTCTCCGCGGCCGACCGCGGCAACGCCACCTCCTTCCTGGCCCGCAGCAGCACCGGCGCCGTCCCGGCCGGCACCCGCTCGATCCAGGTCGAGGTGCAGTTCCTGCAGAGCTCGGGGGAGTCCGGCTACCTGGACAACCTGTCGCTGACCCTGAACACCCCGGTCCCGGCAGCCACCTTGGCGCCCCCGGTCTCCAAGGTCCCCGGCTATGACCACGTCTTCACGGTCATGATGGAGAACACCGACTACGCCGAGGTGATGGGCGATCCGGCGGACACCCCGTTCATCCACAGCCTGATGGCCCAGGGCGCCTCGATGACCAATTACCACGCCGTCTACCACCCCAGCGACGAGAACTACCTGGCCGTCGCGGGCGGTGACACCTACACCACCGGTGCCACCTACTTCCCCAACATCAACGACCCGAAGACCAACCTGGGCGACACCATCGAGGCCGCCGGCAAGACCTGGAAGGCCTACGAGCAGGGCATGGGCACCCCCTGCAACACCAGCACCCAGTACGACGCGAAGTACGAGCCGGACGACGCGCCGTTCTTCAACTACACCGACGTCAGCGGCAACGCGAGCCGGTGCGCCGCCCACCTCGTCGACACCAGCCAGTTGACCGCCGACCTGCGGAGCGCGGCCACCACCCCCAACTTCTCCTGGCTCGCCGCCGACGACTACTACGACGGTGAGGCCTCCGGCAACGGCAACGCCACCAGCCTGCAGACCCAGGACGGTTGGCTGAAGCAGACGCTGACCCCGATCCTGTCGTCCCCGGCCTGGACCACCCAGAAGTCCCTGCTGATCCTCACCTGGGACGAGGACAGCAGCCAGCCCGACAACCAGGTGGCCGCGATCGTCGACGGCTCCCAGGGCACCGTCCCGGCCGGCACCACCAGCGCCAGCCGTTACGACCACTACAGCACCGCCCGCACCATCGAGGCGGCGCTCGGTCTGCCCGGCATCACCGCCAACGACACCTACGCGACGCCGCTCAACGACGCCTTCGTCCCGAGCTCGGCCCCGGCGCCGACCAGCACGCTGACCACCGCCACCCCGACCGTGGCCAACGGATCGAGCGTCACCGTCCAGTACACGACGCCGGCGAGCAGCGTCAGCTCGACCAACTGGATCGGCATCTACCCGGTGGGCGTGACGCCGGGCCAGCAGTCCTCGCTGACCTGGCAGTACGCCCCGAACGGCAGTGGCAGCCTGACCTTCGCCACCAGCAGCCTGCCAGGACCCGGCTCCTACGCCCTCTGGTACCTCGCCAACGACGGCTACACCCCCCTGGCCGGCCCGCTCGCGCTGACCGTGAACTGAGTACTGAGTAGCACCTCTCCCCGAGCCGTCGGCCTGCCGCGCAGCAGTTGCGCGGCAGGCCGACGGCCGTCAGGATGATCATCCTGACCGTCGTCCGGGGGGAGGCACATGAGGTTGCGACGGCCCGAAAGCCCGCAGGGATCGGCCTTCACACCGATCATCGTCGCGGTCCTGGTGGTCATGGACGCCGTCCTGATCATCCTCACCCTCCAGGTCAGCATGGCGCGTGGCTTGTGCGCAGCCCTGGGCGGCAGCAGGTGCGACAACCGCTCCCTCGTCCAGATCACCCTCGTCGTCCTCGGCGTCGCCCTGGTCACCGGCCTGCTGTGCCTGTGGTTCCGGCGATGGTTCTCCGCCACCCTCCAACTGCTGCTGGCCGCCGTGTACGGGCTGTACGGGCTGCCCGTGGCGCACGAAACGGCCGGCAGCCAGACCGGTGCCAGCAGGGCGGTACCGGCGGTGGTCCAGTGGCACACCCCCGCCTTCCCCGGCCTCGGCGTCGACAGCCTCACCCAACGTCTGACCCAGCGCTGGGGCCTGTCCTTCCAGCGCCAATCGAGCGGCATCGACAGTCCCGGAAGCCAGCTGCAGAGCGCCCGCTACACGGCGATGAACGAGCAGCCGGGCACGTACTACCTGGGAGTCCAAGTGCGCACCGACTCGCAGGGCGGCGTACGCAGCATCGAGTGCTACGCCCGCGGCTTCGGTGCCCGGTCCGCCCAGGCGGCCGACACCCTCGCCGAGTGCGGCGACCTCGCGCTGAACCACCAGACCACCGCCAGCCAGCAGGACTGGGTCCACCAGCACCTGGCGAGCCAGAACGACCCCGCCGTCCAGTACACCGGCGGCCTCGGCCTGACGGACAATTCGGTCCACACGGTCATCAACGTCGGGTCCGACGAGACCGACCTCACCCTCACCCGAAGCCCGACGTCATAGCGCCGTATTCGGCTGTGAGTGATGAGGTGAAACCGTTGTGATCTTCGCGCGGCCGATCCACTAAGGTGGCCGCCTGGGCGGCTGGGGGCGATCGTGCTCGCCGGCGACGTGCCCATTTCATCACCCATCTTCCTGATGAGGATCGCAATCTTGGCCCTCAAGACCCGCATAGCCGCTGCCGCCCTCGGCGCCGGCCTCGCGCTCTCCGTCGGCGTGCCCAGTGCCAGTGCCGACGACTACCACCCGTCCGGGGTCCCGGACGTCGTCACCCTGGGCAGCGCCATCAGCCCGCACTGCCTGGAGATCGGTGGCTGGAGCACCGCCGACGGCGCCCCCGCCCAGCAGTGGTCCTGCAATACCGGCGCCAACCAGAACTGGAGCCTGGTGGGCGGTTCGCTGGTCAACGTGAACAGCGGCAAGTGCCTGGAGATCGGTGGCTGGAGCACCGCCGACGGCGCGGCCGCCCAGCAGTGGGACTGCGACGGCGGCGCCAACCAGAAGTGGATCTGGACCCACATCCCGGGCACCGGCTACACCTTGCGCAACGCCTGGAGCGGCAAGTGCCTGGACGTCCCTGGCGGGGGGAACACCAACGGTGTCCACATCCAGCAGTGGGACTGCTGGAACGGCAACAACCAGATCTGGTACGACTTCCAGGCCGGTCAGGGCCCTGCCCCCGTCGACTACTAGTGCCGCATCCGGCACCGTTCGCCCTGCTGTGATCTGACGCGCCGTCCGGGCGATGCCCCGGACGGCGCGTCCGCGCCGCGCCGCGTGGGCGGCAGACTCCAGTCGGCGCTCGGCGTCGCGTTTCCCCACCTGGCCACCACAGGGGCCGAGGAATCCGACGGTTCGTGGGTCCATGTACATGGCAATTTCATCTTTCGGACCTATCCCGGGAGTCTACGCGCGTGGTGTCCTGGTCGGACCGTCCGCCGACCAGCGCTGACGGACCTTCAACTCCCAGGGAGACCCGTCATGTTCCGCCGTTTCACCCGCCGGACCGCGATGGCCGCCGCCGTCTGCGCCGCCTCCCTCGCCACCGCGGTGCCGGCGCACGCGGCCGGTGACTACTCCGCGTTCGCCTTCTCGCTCAGCAGCAGCGAACCGACGATCTACAACTTCATCAACTCCGCCACTCGCACGCTCGACATGACCATGTACGAACTCAGCGACACCACGGCGGTCAACGACCTGATCCAGCGTGAGCAGGCCGGCGTCACGGTGCGGGTGATCCTGGACCGGACCAGAACCACGGTCAACGACTCGGCGTACAACACGCTGAAGAACGCCGGTGTCGGCGTGGTCTGGTCGTCCTCGCAGTTCGTCTACACGCACCAGAAGACCATCACGGTGGACGGTGGCGAGTCGCTCGTCCTGAGCGGCAACCTGACCTCCAAGTACTACTCGACCAGCCGCGACTACGGCGTCTTCGACACCGATGCCAACGACGTCCAGGCCATCGAGCAGGTCTTCGACGCGGACTACGCGGGCACCACCATCACGCCGAGCGACGGTGACAACCTGCTCTGGTCGCCCACCGACTCCCGGGACCGGCTGCTGTCCGTGATCAACGGCGCCACCACCACCCTGGACGTCGAGGAGGAGGAGTTCAGCGACAGCGCCGTGGTCGACGCGATCGCCGCCCGCGCCCAGGCGGGTGTGACGGTGCGCCTGGTGCTGGAGAGCCCCTCCTCCTACTCCTCCGAGATATCGGAGATCGAGAACGCCGGTGGCACGGTGGTCGGCTACTCCTCCAGCACCGGCTTCTACGTGCACGCCAAGGCGATCGTCGCCGACTACGGCCTGAGCACCCAGAACGTCGAGGTCGGCTCGATGAACGACACCACCAACTCGCTGGACAACAACCGCGAGCTGGGCATCATCCTGACGGACAGCGGGGTGGCCTCGGTGATCGAGAACAGCTTCGCGAGCGACTACGCGAACGGCACCCCGGCCTGATCCGGCGCCCACCAGCTGGACACCCGCCCGGCCACCAGGCGCTGCCGCCCGGCGGCCGGGTCAGGCCCGGTGGCCGGGTCAGGACTCGTCCGGCTCCTCGGTGGGCACCTCCATGCCCACCTCGCCCTCGGCCAAGGGCAGGAACGGCGACACCAGCAAGCGGTACAGCCCCGCCCCGAGCAGGCCGCCCACCAGGGGGCCGATGATCGGCACCCAGAAGTAGAGATGGCCGTACTGATCGCGCCAGGCATGGTCGTAGCCGGTGAGGTAGCTGGCCAGCCGGGGACCGAGGTCACGGGCCGGGTTGATCGCGTACCCGGCGTTGGTCCCGAAGGACATGCCGATCGCCACGACCAGCAGGCCGATCACCACTCCGCCCAGGTTCGCCCCCGGCGGGCTGTTGCGCAGGTCGGTCACCGCCAGGATCACCAGCAGCAGGATCGCGGTGCCGATCACCTGGTCGCGCAGCGCGCCCCAGTCGCTGACCGGTAGCGAGCCGTTGCCGGGCAGCGTGGAGAAGATGAACTGGGATTTGAGCGTGTGTCCCGGGTCGAACTTCGCCAGCACCTCGGTGTAGTTCCACCGCACCAGCAGCGCGGCGACGAAAGCACCGAAGAACTGCGCCACGATGTAGGGCGCCACCTTGCGCCAGGAGAACTTGTTGAAGACGGCCATCGCGAGGGTGACCGCCGGGTTGAGGTGGGCACCGGAGAGCCGTCCGGCGAGGTAGATGCCGAAGGTCACCCCGAAACCCCAGGCCCAGGCGATGCTGTCGTGGCCGCCCAGGCCGGCGGCCACCACCTGGGCGACCACGCCCAACCCGAACAGGATCAGCACCAGTGTGCCGACGAACTCCGCGAGGACTTCGCCCAGCAGCACGCGTTCGGTAAGTCGGTCCAGCACGTCGAACTCCTTCGGTCGGTGACGCCGGTCAGTGCACCGGCCGGTGAGCTGGCCAGTACGCCGGCCGGTGAGCTGGCCAGCGCGCCGGTCAGTGCAGCGGCACGATGTCGGGCGCGCCCAGCCGGGCCGCGTCCGCGGTGGCGTCGTCGGGCTGGTGCTGGGCCGCGCGCTCGGCCTCCACCCGCTTGGCGTAGTGCTCGATCTCGTTGCTCACCTGCTGCGCGTCCCAGCCGAGGTGAGCGGCCATCAACGCCGCCACCACGGGGGCGGCTGCCACCCCGCGGTCCCAGGACTCGATCGAGGCGCGGGTCCGCCGGGTCAGCACGTCGTCCAGGTGGCGAGCGCCCTCGTGGGTGACCGCGTACACCACCTCGGCGAGCAGGTAGTCGTCGGCGCCGGGCAGCGGCTCGGCCAGCTCGGGGTTGGCCCGGATCAGCTCCAGCACCTCGCCGATCAGCGAGCCGTAGCGGTTCAGCAGGTGCTCGACCCGGGCCACGTGCAGGCCGGAGCCCTCGGCCAGCCGCTGCCGGCGGTTCCACAGCGCGTGGTAGCCGTCGGCGCCGACCAGCGGGACCTCGTCGGTCACCGAGGGCCCGGGCTGGGTGCCCTCCAGCGTGCGCACGGCCTCGTCCACCGCGTCCTTGGCCATCACCCGGTAGGTGGTGTACTTGCCGCCGGCGATCACCACCAGCCCCGGGACCGGGTGGCCGACCAGGTGCTCCCGGGAGAGCTTGCTGGTCTCCGCCGCGTCACCGGACAGCAGCGGCCGCAGGCCGGCGTAGACGCCTTCGACGTCGTCGCGGGTCAGCGGAGTGGCCAGCACCCGGTTGCAGTGCTCCAACAGGTAGTCGATGTCCTTGGCGCTGACGGCGGGGTGGTTCTTGTCCAGGTCCCAGTCCGTGTCGGTGGTGCCGATCAGCCAGTGCCGGCCCCAGGGGATGACGAAGAGCACGCTCGTCTCGGTGCGCAGGATCAGCCCGGACTGGGAGTTCACCCGGTCGCGTGGGACCAGCAGGTGCACGCCCTTGGAGGCGCGGACGTGGAACTGACCGCGGGTGTCGGCCAGCCCCTGGGTGTCGTCGGTCCACACCCCGGTCGCGTTGATCACCTGCTTGGCGTGCACCTCGAACTCGCGGCCGTTCTCCAGATCGGTGATCCGCGCCCCGGTCACCCGCTCGCCCTGGCGCAGGAAGCCGGTCACCTTGGTGCGGTTGGCGACGTGCGCGCCGTAGGCCGCCGCGGTGCGCACCACCGTCATGGTGTGGCGGGCGTCGTCCACCTGTGCGTCGTAGTACTGGACCGCGCCGACCAGGCTGTCCGCCTTCAATGCCGGCACCTCGCGCAGCGCGTGGCGCCTGCTCAGGTGGCGGTGGTGCGGCAGGCCGCGGGAGTTGCCCGAGGTGACGCCCATGGTGTCGTACAGCAGCACGCCGGCACCCACGTAGGGGCGCTCCCAGAAGCGGTGCTTGAGCGGGTAGAGGAACTTCACGGGCCGCACCAGGTGCGGGGCGAGCTTCTGGATCAGCAGGCCGCGCTCCTTCAGCGCCTCCTGGACCAGCCGGAAGTCCAGCATCTCCAGGTAGCGCAGGCCGCCGTGGATCAGCTTGCTGGAACGGCTGGAGGTGCCCGAGGCCCAGTCCCGGCTCTCCACCAGACCGACGGACAGGCCGCGGGTCACGGCGTCCAGGGCGCAGCCGGCCCCCACGACGCCCCCGCCGACGACCAGGATGTCGAGTTCACGGCCCGACCCGAGGGCCGTCAGGGCGTCTTCTCGGGTGCCGGGGGAAAGCGCGACTGGCTGCACGGGGAGTGCTCCTCACCATCTGGGGGCGACCTGAGGGGCGTCAAGTCACCTCCATTCGATGGGGGAGCACCACCGGCCGCATCCGCTGGCTGCCGCTCACTACGCCGACTCAGCTACGGAGGGACGGTTCCAGGGGCCGCTTGCCTGGTCAGGGGCCCCTGATCGGCGTGTCGGTGCTTGACCGGTGGCCGGTCGGTGGCCGGCGGGTGGCTGGGCGGTGGTCCGAACGAGCGAACTGGCGCTGCGCTACGGCGAGTCGTGAGGCGCGGACGGACGGAGCGTACGTACGGTGCTCCGGACGGTTCTCAATTCTTATGATGAACATACTGGTGATTCGCTGACGAAACGTCAGTTACCTACCGTGGCAAGCCGATTGGCCCCAGAGCCTTCCGGTGTCCCGGTCGGTCCGACCATAAGGACACTGATGCGCCGCCCTCCCCGCCTGGCTTCGGTCCTGGTGCCGTTAGCGCTCACCGCCGGAATCGTGCTGTCGACCCCCGTGTCCGGACATGCCGCGTCCGGATACGCCGCCACCCCGCCAGGGCCGGGCTTCCCACCCCGCTACACCGCCCCGTACATCGAGACCTGGCAGCCGGGAAAGTCACTGACCGAGGCTCAGCGGGCCACCGGGCTCAAGTACTTCACGCTCGCCTTCGTGATCAGCGACGGCGGCTGCAACGGCGCCCTCGACGGCACCACCGCGGTGACGGACGAGGGATGGCAGAGCGCCGTGAACCGGCTGCGAGCCGGTGGCGGCGATGTCATCGCCTCCTTCGGCGGTGGCGCCGGCACCGAACTCGCCCTGGTCTGCGAGTCGGTGGACTCCCTGAAGGCCGCCTACCGGCGGGTCATCGACGCGCTCAACCTGACCAGGGTCGACTTCGACATCGAGGGCGCCGCGGTGAGCGACAGCGCCTCGGTCGAGCGCCGCAACCGGGCCCTGGCCGAGCTGCAGCGGGAGTACGCCGCCAGGGGCCGGACCCTGAACGTGCACTACACGCTCCCCGTCAATCCTGACGGGCTGTCGCCCGAATCGGTCCTGCTGCTGCAGAACGCCAAGAAGCTGGGCGTGACCATCTCCGTGGTCAACATCATGACCATGGACTACGGCCCTGACCTGAACATGGGCCGGATGGCCATCAGCGCCGCCGACGGGCTGCTCAAGCAGATGGCGAAGATCTGGCCGGAGAAGAGCACCACCGAGCTGTGGGGGATGCAGGGCAACACCCCGATGGTCGGGGTGAACGACGCCACCAACGAGATCTTCTCCACCGAGGACGCCAGGATGCTGGCGAGGTTCGCCAACGACAAGGGCATCCAGTTGCTCGCCTTCTGGTCGGTGGGCCGCGACCAGGCCTGCTTGACCGAGGCGGAGCTCCCCGCCAACACCTGCAGCGGCACCTCCCAGCAGCCGGCCGACTTCGCGCACCTGCTGAGCCGACCCCGCCTACGGCCCGCCCCCGACTGGCGGCCGCCGCACTGCATCGGCCTCAGCTCGTCGCACACGGCCTGCGCCGGCCTGCTCCCCCCGCCCGTGGGCGGGGGGATGGTCGCCTCGCCGGGGCAGGACGGGCGCGCCCTGTGGGGCGGCCGGTGCGGCAGCGGGTGGAACAGGAGCGCCTGGTCGCAACCGATGGTCTGGTGCCGGGGGCCGGTCGGGCGCTAGCACCCGCAGGCCGGTCGGGTGCTGAGCGCTCGGGGCCGGGTGCTCGGGGCCGGGTGCCCGGGGCCGGATGTTTGGGCCGGATGTTCGGGGGCTGATTGCTTGGGGTCCGTGCGGCCCTGGGAAAGCTGGTCCGTCCAAGGGGAGTTGTGCCCTTGGGCGGCCTGTGGCAGGGGGGTTCACATCGCCGGAAGGCAGAGCGACATGAAGGTTGATCAGGTCATCACATCAAGGCGTCTGCTGCTCACCGTGGGCGGCGCGAGCTTACTGTGCGCGTGCAGCCGAGCCGGGATCAGGGTGTCCCGGGCGCCCGCCCCGCTCGCCTCCCCGACAGCGGACGGGGCGGGAGCCTCGGACGCCTCGTCGGAAGAGGACGGGCAGGGTTCGGCGGGTCCGAGCGCGGCGGCCGACGGGACGAGCCCCGCGCAGACCGCTACGCCGGACGCGGCCGGCGCCGTGCCGCCCGCCGATACGCCGCAAACCCCGGGAGAAGCGGACAGCATGGTGCACGCGGGTCCCAAGACGGTGGCCCTGACGTTCGACGACGGCCCCAACCCGATCGACACCCCACGAGTCCTGGAGATCCTGCGCGAGCACGGCGTCATCGCGACGTTCTTCATGATCGGCATGAACGTCAAGAGGTATCCGGACACCGTGCGCGCGGTGCTGGCGCAGGGCCACCGGATCGCCAATCACACCTGGTCCCACCCCGACCTCGGCACCCTGTCGAAGGACGGAGTCCGCAACGAACTCGAGCGCACCAGCGACCTCATCGCCGAAACCTGCGGCCACCGACCCGTCCTGTTCCGCGCGCCGGGTGGGTTCTTCACCCAGAACTCCTACGAGGTCTGTGCCGAGATGGGGCTACGGCCGGTCCTCTGGGACGTGGACCCCGAGGACTGGTCGGATCCCGGTCCCGACACCATCGTCCAGCGCGTGCTCTCAAGCATCAGGACCGGCTCCATCGTGCTCAACCACGACGGTGCCCTCACCGACGGGTTGATCACCGCCCCGGGCAGCGACGGCGACCGCTCGCAGACCGTCGATGCCCTGCGCAGCTACCTGCCCCAACTCATCGACGCCGGCTACCGGTTCACCGTGCCGGACGGTGGCTGACGGACGGTGGCTGACGGACGGGGCCCGATGCGCGCGGCCTGACGGCCGGCCGGCGCTCAGGGCAGTAGGACGATCTTGCCGCGGGTGTGCCCCTGCTCCAACTGCTCGAACGCGGCCCTGACCTCCTCCAGCGGGAACTGCGCGGCGATCGGCACCTCCAGGGCGCCCTCCGCCGCCAGCGCGGCCAACTCCGCGACGACCGCGGCGCTGCTGGCCTGCATGCTGCCTTCGGTCTTCACCCCGTACTCCTGGGCGGCGGCGAAGTCGATGATCGTGTCGATCCGGGCCAACTCCACGCCCAGCTCGACCGCGAGTTTCACATAGCCCTCGCCGTAGGTGTCGATGAACGCGTCGATCCGGCCCGCCGACTCGCGCAGCTGCCGTGCCAGGCCCTCGCCGTAGGCGACCGGCTTGACCCCGTGCGCGGCCAGCCAGTCGTGGTTGGCCGGCCCGGCGATTCCGATCACCTCGGCCCCGGCGCGCTTGGCCAGCTGGACCACCAGCGACCCCACGCCGCCGGCGGCCCCGGACACCACGACGGTGTCGCCCGGCTGCAGCGACACCGAACGCACGGCCGCATACGCCGTCGTGCCGGCGACGAACAGCGAACCGGCGACCTGCCACGGCAGGTTCGCCGGTTTGGGCGTCAACTCCCGGGCCTCGGTGAGCACGTACTCGGCGTGGCTGGCGCGCAGATCGGTGAAACCGAGCACCTCGTCGCCGACGCCGAACTCCTCGACCCCGGGCCCCACCTTCGTCACGGTCCCGGCCAGATCGCTGCCCTGGCCGGACGGGAAGGTGGCCGGCCAGCGGTCATGCAGCGATCCGGTGCGGATCTTGGCCTCACCGGGGTTGATACCGGCCGCCTTGACCTTGACCAGCACCTGCCCCTCGGCCGGCTCGGGCAGCGCAACCTCCACCACCCGCAGCACCTCGATGCCGCCGTACTCGTTGAACCGCACTGCCTTCGGCATGCTCAGCTCCTCGCCTTGGACCGACCGCTCTCGGTCGCGGCCCCTCGCGCACGGGCCGCCGGCTGCGGCCCCTTGCCGCAACCGCTCCGTGCAACCGCGCCGGGGCCTCGGCTATGCCGTCCGAACGGGTGAATTCGCTCGCTACTTTCAGTAGCGCAGGGCCGTCGCAGGGCCATCGCAGGGCTAGGGATGCGTTAGGGCTGTGCTCCACCGCAGGCCCGGGCAGGGCCGTTGCGCCACCCTGTATCCAGGAGGTGCACCATGCCTCAGATCCTCACCCGAGGCCCGCTGGCGATCCTCGCCGCGCTGGCGGCCCCACTGGCCGTCTGCGCGATCCTGCTGCCGTGGCGCGGCAGCATCGCCAACACCAATGTCGCGCTGATCCTGGTCGTGGTGGTGGTCGCGGCCGCTGCGTTGGGACACCGCCTGGCCGGCGCACTCGCCGCGCTGTCCGCCGCCCTCTGGTTCGACTTCTTCTTCACCCGGCCCTACCAACAGTTCTCGATCAGCAAGCCCGCTGACCTCACCACGGCGGTGCTGCTCCTGCTGGTCGGGCTGGCGGTCTCCCAACTGGCCGCCCACGCCCGCCGCCTGAAGGTCGTCGCGGTCACCGACGCCGGCTACCTGGCCGAGTTGCACCACACCGCCCAGCTCAGCCAGTCCACGACCTCCTCCGTCACGGTGGTCGACCACGTGCGCGCGCAACTCGTGGGCCTGCTCCATCTGCGAGCCTGCCGCTTCGAGTACGGCACCCTGCTGGGCCACCCGCCGCGCCTCGAACAGGACGGCTCCGTCACGCTGTTCCACAAGCAGTGGGACGTCGATCGACTCGGGCTGCCGCAGGGGGAGATCGAGCTGCGGGTCTTCGCCAACGGCCGCTTCTACGGCCGGTTCATGATGGACCCGACGCCAGGTGTCGTCCCCTCCTTGCAGGCGCGACTCGTCGCGGTGACCCTCGCGGACCAGACCGGCAGTGCGCTGGACCTCATGCAGAACGTGCCGCAGGCCGCCTGACGGCCGTGGCGGCACTTTCTGGAAGTCGGGAGCAGCTGGAAGTCGGGAGCAGCCAGCAGCTGCCGGGCGGCGGTCAGGGCCGAGTCCCGGTGGCTCTTCTCCCTGCTACTCCGTCGCGTAGGCGCGGGCGTAGCTCGTGGCGAGTGGCGGTGGGAAGCGGGTGACGAAGTCGCACACGGTGAGATGGGTCGGAATGATCGTGATCACTGCCATCTCGCTCGTGCTCTCGCGCTTGATGCGCTCCCACTCCGCCATCCTGTCCTCACCGATGCTCCGGCGGGAGGCGTCGATGTGCTCCTGGGGGATCCCCTGCCGGAGCTCGATCGAGGCCAGGCCGCGCCCGATCATGAGCTGCGGCGGGTAGTCGGGGGCGTCGACGGTGAAGGACACCTGGGGATGCGCCGCGATCGCCTTGACCTTGTACGCCGTGGTCGGGGTGGCGAAGACGAAGGCCTTGCCGTTCCAGAGGTAGGAGACCGGGATCGAGCGTGGGTGGCCGTCCAGTCCCACGTAGCCCAGCCGCATCGGAATCGGCGCCTCCAACAGGGTCCTGATCACCGGATCGGTGTTCACCAGCTGCACGATCTGCGAATAGTCCACGGGTGCCTCCTTCTCTGGCGTCCTTCGCGCTACGGAAACGCACTCACCTGACCCAGTGTCACAAGGGTTCGAGGGACAACGCTTCTCTGATCGTGCGCAGTTGGCCATGACACGTCAGAGAATCCGGCGCCGGAACGGCGGCGGCCGACGGCCTGCCCGAGGAGGGCGGGCCGTCGGCCGGGGAGCAGTGGGCGTGGTGTGGTGGGTGTGGCGCAGCGCGGGTCAGGCCGCTTCGGAGCTCTCCGCCTTGATGATCGCGAAAGTGCCGCCCTGCGGGTCCTGGACGACGGCCATCCGGCCCGCCATCATGTCGAACGGCGGCTTGAGCACGTTGCCGCCGGCCCGGACCAGCGCGTCGACCGTGCTGTCGGCGTCGTCCACCGCGAAGTAGGTCAGCCAGTGCGAGGGGGTGCCCGGCGGCAGGCCCTCGATGTTCTCCAGCCCCTGCAGGCCGCCGACCGGGCGGTCGTTCACGGACAGCGAGAAGTAGCTCTCCGTG
It includes:
- a CDS encoding DUF4118 domain-containing protein, coding for MPQILTRGPLAILAALAAPLAVCAILLPWRGSIANTNVALILVVVVVAAAALGHRLAGALAALSAALWFDFFFTRPYQQFSISKPADLTTAVLLLLVGLAVSQLAAHARRLKVVAVTDAGYLAELHHTAQLSQSTTSSVTVVDHVRAQLVGLLHLRACRFEYGTLLGHPPRLEQDGSVTLFHKQWDVDRLGLPQGEIELRVFANGRFYGRFMMDPTPGVVPSLQARLVAVTLADQTGSALDLMQNVPQAA
- a CDS encoding NADP-dependent oxidoreductase: MPKAVRFNEYGGIEVLRVVEVALPEPAEGQVLVKVKAAGINPGEAKIRTGSLHDRWPATFPSGQGSDLAGTVTKVGPGVEEFGVGDEVLGFTDLRASHAEYVLTEARELTPKPANLPWQVAGSLFVAGTTAYAAVRSVSLQPGDTVVVSGAAGGVGSLVVQLAKRAGAEVIGIAGPANHDWLAAHGVKPVAYGEGLARQLRESAGRIDAFIDTYGEGYVKLAVELGVELARIDTIIDFAAAQEYGVKTEGSMQASSAAVVAELAALAAEGALEVPIAAQFPLEEVRAAFEQLEQGHTRGKIVLLP
- a CDS encoding pyridoxamine 5'-phosphate oxidase family protein, with the protein product MDYSQIVQLVNTDPVIRTLLEAPIPMRLGYVGLDGHPRSIPVSYLWNGKAFVFATPTTAYKVKAIAAHPQVSFTVDAPDYPPQLMIGRGLASIELRQGIPQEHIDASRRSIGEDRMAEWERIKRESTSEMAVITIIPTHLTVCDFVTRFPPPLATSYARAYATE